The DNA segment GCGATCTTCCAGCCGACCTACCTCACCGACTTCTTCGTCAACGGCTTCAACACGACGGAACAGGACGGTGCGCTCGCCGAGAAGCACCCCGACCGGTTCATCGTCAACGGCTCGTGGGATCCGAGGGACGGCGAGGCGGGACTCGACCGGCTCGAAGAACTCGCGGCGCGGTGGAGCCTCAAGGGCATCAAGCTCTACACGGCGGAGTGGAAGGGCGAGTCGAAGGGCTGGAAGCTGTCGGATCCATGGTCGTACAGGTACCTCGAAAAGTGCCAGGAACTGGGAATCCGCAACATTCATGTCCACAAGGGACCGACGATCTATCCGCTCAACAGGGACGCCTTCGATGTCGCCGATGTCGATGACGTCGCGAGCGCGTTCCCCGAACTGCGGTTCATCGTCGAGCACGTCGGACTTCCCCGGCTTGAGGACTTCTGCTGGATCGCGACGCAGGAACCGAACGTGTACGGAGGGCTCGCGGTCGCGATGCCGTTCATCCACAGCCGCCCGCGCTATTTCGCGCAGATCATCGGCGAACTGTTGTACTGGCTGGACGAGAACCGCATCACCTTCGCGAGCGACTACGCGATCTGGACTCCGAAGTGGCTCGTGGAGTCCTTTGTGGACTTTCAGATTCCCGAGGACATGCAGGGCGAACTCGGCGCGCTGACCACTGATGTGAAGCGCAAGATACTCGGCCTCAACGCTGCGAAGCTCTACGACATCGACGTGCCGCCGGAACTGGACGTCGCGCCAGAGCCGACGGATTCGGGCGAGGCCGTGGGCTCTGCGCCGAAGGTGCCGGCATGAACGTCCTCGCCGCGCTCGGCACGGTCCGTGATCCCGAACTGGACGAGCCCATCACCGAACTGGGGTTCGTCAGCGAGTGGAGCGTCGACGGCGGTCACGTCGTCGTCCGGCTGCGGCTGCCGACGTACTTCTGTGCCCCCAACTTCGCCTACCTGATGGTCGCCGACGCCAACGACGCCGTGCTCGCCCTGCCAGGGGTCACGTCGGCCGACGTGAAGCTGGAAGACCATTTCGCGGCCGACGCCATCAACGCCGGTGTCGCCGACCAGACCGGATTCGTCGGCGCGTTTCCCGAGCAGGCGGTCGAAGAACTGACCGAGCTGCGGATGACCTTCAAACGAAAGGCCTACCTCGCGAGCCTCGACCGGCTCGCCAGAAAACTCGACCGCGAAGGAAAACCACTGCCGGACACTCTCGGTGAACTCGCCGACTGCGCCGAGCGAACCGGGCTGCTGCGAAGGCGCGCCGACCTCGGTCTGTCCTGCGACGAGGCGGCCCCGCTTCTGCTCGACGAGTACGGCGAGCCGATTCCGGTCGCACGCTCGGCACTCAAGCTGCGCTTCGCCCGCGCGGTGCGGGTCAGCGTCGACGGCAACGCCGCGTTCTGCAGAGGGCTGCTGACCACTCGTTATCCCCATGGCGCCCAGCACGCCGACACGTATGCTGGGGGCCGCGGGTAACCGGAGTTCAGTGGCGAACTGCGGAGCGGGAGGTGCGCTGTGCCGGAGGACGACGACAAGCGACCCAGCGGACTGATCGGCTCCGCACAGCGAGCACTCAGAGTGCTCGAAGTCGTCGCTTCGGCTGGCGACGGCATCACGGCCAAGGCCGTCGCGAGGCGCGCCGGATTCAAGCTCTCGACGACCTATCACCTGCTCAACACCCTTGTTCACGAGGGATATCTGATCCGGCTCGGTCACGGGAGAGGATTCGGGCTCGGCTACAAGCTCGGCGGGCTCTACCACCGGCTGTGCGCCGAACTCGACGTCGACCAGGTACTGCGGGACGAACTGGCGACGCTGCACCGGCGGGCGGAGGCAGCCGCGTACTACACGGTGTTCAGGGACACCGAGGTCGTCGTGGCCGCCGTCGCCGATTCGCCGAGGTTCCCGAGGGCCGAACCGCTCAACTTCGGTTTCCACGAGGCGGCGCACGCGACGGCGTTCGGCAAGGTGCTGCTCGCCGCGCTGCCGAAGCGGACAAGGAAGGACTACCTCGTCGGCGCGGGCATGCCACGGCTCACCGAGCGCACCACGGTGCGTGAAGAGGAGCTGGACACCGAGTTGGAGCACGTGCGGGATTCGGGCATGGCGCTGGAGATCGAGGAGTTCCAGCCTGAGCTGGCCTGCCTCTCCGCGCCGGTGTTCGGCGCCGACAACAAGGTGATGGGTGCCGTCGCTTTCTCGGTACCCGCCACGCAATTCGCCTCTCGACGGTGGGAGCTGGAGCGCGCGGCTCGTGCGGGAGCCGCGCGGTTCACCTATGTCCTCGCAGCCAACCCGGATTAACTCAAGCAAAGAATCTATTTACAGTCGGGAACTGTAAAGCCTGCCCGCTCGTCGCATGCACAGCAACGACGAGTGAGGAGTTCGCCCATGGGGGCACGACGAAAAGCATGCGTCGCCATGCTGGCCGCGGTCGCCGTCATCACCATCGGCCGACCCTCGGCAGCACAACCACCCGCCGAGGAAGCCGTTTTCGGCTCGATCATGTTCGTGCTGGACGCGTCCAACTCGATGACCGCACCCATGGACGAGGGCGGAACGCGGATGGACGCGGCGAAGGCGGCGATGGACACGCTCATCGACAAGCTTCCCGTCAACGTCGGCGTCGGCCTCCAGGTCTACGGATCGGGGACCGGAGACAGCGCGGCCGAGAAGGAAGCGGGCTGCCAGGACGTACGCACCCTGCAAGAGGTCGGGCCGCCGGACAAGGACGCACTGCACGCCCAGGTCGCCGACGTCCAGCCGCGCGGATACACGCCCATCGGAACGGCACTGACCTCGGCTGCCGACGAACTCCCCGAGGACGGCCCTCGGGCGATCGTGCTGATCTCCGACGGCATCGACACGTGCGCCCCGCCCGCCCCGTGCGACGTGGCACGAGACCTCGACGGCGCGGCCGTCGACCTCGCGGTACACGCGGTCGGCTTCCAGGTCGACGAGGAAGCGAGGGACGAACTCGACTGCGTCGCGGGCGAGACGGGCGGCGAGTACCACGACGCACCCGATGCCGACGCGCTCGAAGACCTGCTGCCCGAACTCGCCAACAGGGCGCTGCGCTACTACGACGTCGAGGGCGAGCGGGTGAGCGGCACCGAACAGGTCGCGGAAGCGCCCTACCTGAAACCGGGGCAGTACACCGACTCCGTCGCCAAGAACACCGCGCACTACTACCGGGTTCACGTTCCGGAAGGCGCGACCGGCCATTTCACCGTCATCCACGTGATGAGCAAGGACAAGAAACGCACCGATTCCCGGGTGCGGCTCAGACTCCTGGACGGCGAACGCAGATTGTGCGGGGAGAACACGGGTTCGCGCGAGTACAACTACGACGGTCCCGAGACCGCGAGCGTGAGCTGGTCACCGGCCGACCCGCTGACGATGTGCGACCCAGCGGGCCCTCACTACCTTGAGGTCGAGTGGGACAACGAGGCCGACTCGGCCTCCGACAACATCGAACTGCTCGTGTCGCTGGAGAAACCCGTCGAGGGGGACCAGGGTCACGCGCCGCAGACGCGGGGCGTGCCGTTCACGACGCCGCGGGGGGAGCAGGAGATCGCGTGGGGCGGCGGCTCGTTCAACACCGCCGCGCCGCTGCCCGGTACTGGACGCTACGTCGACAAGCTGAACTACAGCGAGTACAGCATCTACAAGGTGTGGGTCGACTGGGGACAGGCGCTGTCCTACCAGCTCAGAGTGAGTGGAGGAGAGCAGGGCAACGACGCGACCGTCGTCACCGAACTTCGGGGCCCCGCAAGGGAAACCTCCCGTGAGCACTGGTGGCGGTCCGCCGAGCACAACGGCGATTCCGTCGCGCTGGACAGCGTCAGCACGCCGAGGGTGTTCCACGCCAACAGGAACGGCGATGATCGAGTCCGGCCCGCGGCACAGGCGGGCTGGTACTACATCGTCGTCAAGCTCAGCCCGGTGTGGAGCGATCCCAGCTCGTCACCCGACGAGCTCCCGACGTACGAACTTGCCGTCAACGTGACCGGCGGGCGCGTCGCCGGACCGGAGTACCGGGAGATGACCGTGCCCGAGGAGGCGCCGCCGCTTCCCGCGTCGCGAGCGAACTGGACTCCACCGGCTCTGGTTGCGGCGGCCAGAGCCGCTTCCGATCCGGGCTGGGCGTGGTGGATCGTCGGCGGGATCGGTGGTGCCGCGCTGATCGGCGGTACGGCGTTGGTGTTCGTCGTCCGTCACCGCGGTTTGAGGAGATAGTCGACGACGGGCCGCAGTTCCTCCGCCGTCGGCGGTTCGTCGTCGATCAGCCCCTGGATGAGCAGCCCGTCGATGCCCGCGAGGAAGACCCTGAACGCGACCTCGTCGTCGTGGCGCACCATCGACGTCAACACGTCGAGCCAGCGCCGCGCGGCGGGGCGCAATTCGGGTCGGCGTGCCGCGAGCAGATACAACTCGTATTCGGCCATGGTGCGGCCCCTGCGCGGGCCGAGCGCTTCCGCGAGCAGGTTGGCAACTTCCTCAGCGCCCCTGCTTCCCCGCGAACGGGCCCTGTCGATCATCCAGTAGACCTCGGTTGCCATGTCCCTGGCGCACTCGATCAGCGTGGCGATCAACAGGTCGTTGAGGCTGGAGAAGTGATACGTCGTCGACGTCGTCGGCACTCCGGCCTCCGCCGCCACCGTCCGGTGGGTCACCCCCGCGACGCCGTCGCGTTCGATGATCCGCAGCGTCGCCTCGATGATCTCGGTACGCCGCTTCTCGCCGCGAGCCCTGCGGCCGTCGGTTCGCTGTCTCATCGCGATTCCCTACTGTCCTGCCTTGCTGCCGATCTCAAGCAGCACCACTCCGCCGATCACCAGCAGCAAGCCGAAGACCATCGTCAGATTCATCGGCTCGCTCAGGAACGCGGCGCCGATGAGCGCCACGAGCGCGACACCGGCCGCGGCCCAGATGGCGTAGGCGATGCTGACCGGCAGCCCGGCTTTGAGTGCCTTGCCGAGAAAGAAGAAGGTGACGCCGTAGCCGAGCACCACGACGATCGACGGCCCGAGCTTGCTGAATCCCTCGGAGAGCTTGAGCGACACGGTCGCCGTCACCTCGGCCACGATCGCGATCGCGAGCAACACGTACGCACTCATAATCACCAGACTATCTGAACGATCGTCCCAATTGTGGCGAGTTTTGCACCACATCAGTGGGACTTCCGCGTTGTGGATCGATTACTGATCAGTAAGAAGGGTTAGGCTCCCGAAACCCACCGCGAAGTCCGAACCGAAAGGCCCGATCATGGGTGCATTGCAGATCACGCTCGGCGTGGTCGGCGTTGCCGTCAGCGTTGTCGCTTGGGGTGTGTTCGTCGCAGGCGTCGTACGTCAAGTACGCATCATCCGTCTCGGTCAGCCGGACGCGACACGCAACGGCCCGTTCGCCGCTCGACTCGGCACGCTCGTCAAAGAGTTCGCCGCCCACACGAGGATGAACAAGTTCCGGCACGTCGGGCCATGGCACTGGCTCGTGATGTGGGGCTTCCTGATCGGCTCCCTCGCGCTGTTCGAAGCCTACGGCGAGACGTTCAACCCGCACTTCGCGTGGCCCATCATCGGCCATTGGGAGCCATGGCAGCTCCTGCTCGAACTGCTCGGCCTCGGCACCGTCGTCGGCGGCGTCGCGCTGGTGATCATCCGCCAGCTCAACCACCCGCGAAGGGCCGACCGGCAGTCCAGGTTCGCGGGCTCCAACTTCGGGCAGGCCTACTTCGTCGAGGCCGTCGTCGTCATCGAGGGCCTCGGCATCCTCGGCGTCAAGGCGTTCAAGATCGCCAGCGGCATCGAGGACCCGTCCCTGTGGTCGAGCTTCGTGACCAAGCCGCTCGCCGAACTGCTGCCGACGAGCACCGCAGCCGTGTCGATCATGGCGCTGATCAAGCTGCTCTCCGGCATGATCTGGCTGCTCATCGTGGGCAGGACGCTCACGATGGGTGTCGCATGGCACCGCTTCAGCGCGTTCTTCAACATCTACTTCAAGCGCGAGGACGACGGCGGGGTCGCGCTCGGCAAGCTCAAGCCGATGATGAGCGAAGGAAAGCCGCTCGACTTCGAGGAAGCCGATCCGGAGAAGGACGTCTTCGGCGCAGGCAAGGTCGAGGACTTCTCATGGAAGGGCTGGCTCGACTTCTCCACCTGCACCGAATGCGGGCGTTGCCAGTCGCAGTGCCCGGCGTGGAACACCGGAAAGCCGCTCTCGCCGAAGCTGCTCATCACCCAGCTTCGCGACCACGCCTACGCCAAGGCGCCCTACCTGCTCGCCGGTGGCAAGAAGGACATGGCGGGCGACGAGGTCGGGCTCACCGGCGACAATCCCTACGCGGGCATCGACGTGCTTGCCATCGCGGAAGCCGAAAGGGCACTCGTCGGCGACGACGGCGGCGTCATCGACCCCGAGGTGCTGTGGTCGTGCACCTCCTGCGGTGCTTGCGTCGAGCAGTGCCCCGTCGACATCGAGCACGTCGACCACATCGTCGACATGCGCCGGTACCAGGTGATGATCGAGTCGAACTTCCCGTCCGAGCTGAACACGATGTTCAAGAACCTGGAGAACAAGGGCAACCCGTGGGGCCAGAACTCCAAGGACCGGCTTGCCTGGGCCGACGACCTCGACTTCGAGGTGCCCGTCTTCGACGGCGAGTTCGGCGACACCGAGTACCTGTTCTGGGTCGGTTGTGCCGGCGCCTTCGAGGACAGGGCGAAGAAGACGACGAGGGCCGTCGCCGAACTGCTGCACATCGCGGGCGTCAAGTACTCGGTGCTCGGGCCTGAGGAAACCTGCACCGGCGACCCCGCTCGAAGGGCAGGCAACGAGTTCGTCTTCCAGATGCTCGCCCAGCAGAACGTCGAGGTGCTGAACTCGGTGTTCGAGGACGTCGAGCGACAGCAGCGCAAGATCGTGGTCACCTGCGCGCACTGCTTCAACACGCTCGCGAACGAGTACCCCGACCTCGGCG comes from the Prauserella marina genome and includes:
- a CDS encoding amidohydrolase family protein, encoding MYEKDGERYFIVDSHIHAWDGRPSNQANRYGEGFINCFYDYHRNLSPESELWSLKEFWQQSEERIMHDLFEVGYVDKAIFQPTYLTDFFVNGFNTTEQDGALAEKHPDRFIVNGSWDPRDGEAGLDRLEELAARWSLKGIKLYTAEWKGESKGWKLSDPWSYRYLEKCQELGIRNIHVHKGPTIYPLNRDAFDVADVDDVASAFPELRFIVEHVGLPRLEDFCWIATQEPNVYGGLAVAMPFIHSRPRYFAQIIGELLYWLDENRITFASDYAIWTPKWLVESFVDFQIPEDMQGELGALTTDVKRKILGLNAAKLYDIDVPPELDVAPEPTDSGEAVGSAPKVPA
- a CDS encoding iron-sulfur cluster assembly protein translates to MNVLAALGTVRDPELDEPITELGFVSEWSVDGGHVVVRLRLPTYFCAPNFAYLMVADANDAVLALPGVTSADVKLEDHFAADAINAGVADQTGFVGAFPEQAVEELTELRMTFKRKAYLASLDRLARKLDREGKPLPDTLGELADCAERTGLLRRRADLGLSCDEAAPLLLDEYGEPIPVARSALKLRFARAVRVSVDGNAAFCRGLLTTRYPHGAQHADTYAGGRG
- a CDS encoding IclR family transcriptional regulator is translated as MPEDDDKRPSGLIGSAQRALRVLEVVASAGDGITAKAVARRAGFKLSTTYHLLNTLVHEGYLIRLGHGRGFGLGYKLGGLYHRLCAELDVDQVLRDELATLHRRAEAAAYYTVFRDTEVVVAAVADSPRFPRAEPLNFGFHEAAHATAFGKVLLAALPKRTRKDYLVGAGMPRLTERTTVREEELDTELEHVRDSGMALEIEEFQPELACLSAPVFGADNKVMGAVAFSVPATQFASRRWELERAARAGAARFTYVLAANPD
- a CDS encoding vWA domain-containing protein, which encodes MGARRKACVAMLAAVAVITIGRPSAAQPPAEEAVFGSIMFVLDASNSMTAPMDEGGTRMDAAKAAMDTLIDKLPVNVGVGLQVYGSGTGDSAAEKEAGCQDVRTLQEVGPPDKDALHAQVADVQPRGYTPIGTALTSAADELPEDGPRAIVLISDGIDTCAPPAPCDVARDLDGAAVDLAVHAVGFQVDEEARDELDCVAGETGGEYHDAPDADALEDLLPELANRALRYYDVEGERVSGTEQVAEAPYLKPGQYTDSVAKNTAHYYRVHVPEGATGHFTVIHVMSKDKKRTDSRVRLRLLDGERRLCGENTGSREYNYDGPETASVSWSPADPLTMCDPAGPHYLEVEWDNEADSASDNIELLVSLEKPVEGDQGHAPQTRGVPFTTPRGEQEIAWGGGSFNTAAPLPGTGRYVDKLNYSEYSIYKVWVDWGQALSYQLRVSGGEQGNDATVVTELRGPARETSREHWWRSAEHNGDSVALDSVSTPRVFHANRNGDDRVRPAAQAGWYYIVVKLSPVWSDPSSSPDELPTYELAVNVTGGRVAGPEYREMTVPEEAPPLPASRANWTPPALVAAARAASDPGWAWWIVGGIGGAALIGGTALVFVVRHRGLRR
- a CDS encoding TetR/AcrR family transcriptional regulator encodes the protein MRQRTDGRRARGEKRRTEIIEATLRIIERDGVAGVTHRTVAAEAGVPTTSTTYHFSSLNDLLIATLIECARDMATEVYWMIDRARSRGSRGAEEVANLLAEALGPRRGRTMAEYELYLLAARRPELRPAARRWLDVLTSMVRHDDEVAFRVFLAGIDGLLIQGLIDDEPPTAEELRPVVDYLLKPR
- a CDS encoding DMT family transporter; its protein translation is MSAYVLLAIAIVAEVTATVSLKLSEGFSKLGPSIVVVLGYGVTFFFLGKALKAGLPVSIAYAIWAAAGVALVALIGAAFLSEPMNLTMVFGLLLVIGGVVLLEIGSKAGQ
- a CDS encoding (Fe-S)-binding protein, yielding MGALQITLGVVGVAVSVVAWGVFVAGVVRQVRIIRLGQPDATRNGPFAARLGTLVKEFAAHTRMNKFRHVGPWHWLVMWGFLIGSLALFEAYGETFNPHFAWPIIGHWEPWQLLLELLGLGTVVGGVALVIIRQLNHPRRADRQSRFAGSNFGQAYFVEAVVVIEGLGILGVKAFKIASGIEDPSLWSSFVTKPLAELLPTSTAAVSIMALIKLLSGMIWLLIVGRTLTMGVAWHRFSAFFNIYFKREDDGGVALGKLKPMMSEGKPLDFEEADPEKDVFGAGKVEDFSWKGWLDFSTCTECGRCQSQCPAWNTGKPLSPKLLITQLRDHAYAKAPYLLAGGKKDMAGDEVGLTGDNPYAGIDVLAIAEAERALVGDDGGVIDPEVLWSCTSCGACVEQCPVDIEHVDHIVDMRRYQVMIESNFPSELNTMFKNLENKGNPWGQNSKDRLAWADDLDFEVPVFDGEFGDTEYLFWVGCAGAFEDRAKKTTRAVAELLHIAGVKYSVLGPEETCTGDPARRAGNEFVFQMLAQQNVEVLNSVFEDVERQQRKIVVTCAHCFNTLANEYPDLGGDYEVVHHTQLLNRLVREKRLTPVAPIAEDVTYHDPCYLGRHNKVYEAPRELVGASGAALREMPRHGDRSMCCGAGGARMWMEERIGKRINVERVDEALGTAPSKIATGCPFCRVMLTDGVTARQNDGKASEQVEVVDVAQLLLTAVKRGETKAPVPSGTATEE